CTTCCGCATCCACCCGCAGCTCTGGCGCGACCGCCTGGCACGCCTGCGCGCCATGGGCGTCAACACCGTCGAGACCTACGTCGCCTGGAACGCGCACGAACGCGAGCGCGGCACCTTCGACTTCACCGGCTGGCAGGACGTGGCCGGCTTCCTGCGGACCGCCGGGGAGCTGGGCCTGGACGTGATCGTCCGCCCCGGCCCCTACATCTGCGCCGAGTGGGAGGCCGGCGGCCTGCCCGCCTGGCTGCTCGCCGAGCCGGGCGTCCGGCTGCGCCGCGGCGACCCGGTCTACCTGGCCGCCGTGGACGCCTGGTTCGACGCCCTGCTCCCGCAGTTGACGCCGCTGCAGGCCGAGGCCGGCGGCCCGATCGTGGCGATGGCCGTGGAGAACGAGTACGGCAGCTACGGCAACGACACCGACTACCTGCGCCACCTGCACGACGGCCTGCGCGCCCGCGGCGCCACCGGCCTGCTCTTCACCGCCGACGGCGCCGAGGACTGGTTCCAGCTCGGCGGCAGGCTGCCCGGCCTGCTGACCACCGGCACCTTCGGCTCCCGCCCCGCCGAGGCGCTCGCCTGCCTGCGCCGCCACCAGCCCACCGGCCCGCTGGTCGCCATGGAGTACTGGCACGCCTGGTTCGACAGCTGGGGCGAGCCGCACCAGGTGCGGGACCCCGCGGAGGCCGCCGAGGTGCTCGACGCCCTGCTCGCCGCCGGCGCCTCCGTCAACCTCTACATGGGCCACGGCGGCACCAACTTCGGCTGGTGGAACGGCGCCAACGTCTACGACGGCCGCTACCTGCCGATCACCACCAGCTACGACTACGACGCCCCGATCGGCGAGGACGGCACCCCCGGCCCCAAGTTCCACGCCTTCCGCGAGGTGATCGAGCGCCACCTCGGCCCGGCCACCGCCCCGCTGCCCGACCCCGCCCCGCGCCTGGCACCCCAGCGCGTCACGCCCACCGGCGCCGCCGCCCTGCTCGACTGCCTCGACCTGCTCGGCAAGCCCGCCGAGCGCCTCGAACCCGAACCGATGGAGCAGCACGGCCAGTCCCTCGGCCTGATCCACTACCGCACCCGCCTGCGCGGCCCGCTCGCCGCCACCGAACTGCGGATCGACGGCCTCGCCGACCGCGCCCAGGCCTTCCTGGACGGCCGCGAACTCGGCACCCTGCACCGCAACGAGCCCGACCGGTGCCTGCCCCTCGCCGTGCCCGCCGAGGGCGCCGACCTCGACCTGCTGGTGGAGAACCAGGGCCGGGTCAACTACGGCCCCGGGCTCGCCGACCGCAAGGGCATCACCGGCGGCGTCCGGCTGGACCGGCAGTACCAGTTCGGCTGGCAGGTCCGCCCGCTCCCGCTCGACCCGCTGCCGGAACTCCCCTACCGGGCGGGCCCGGTGACCGGCCCGTCGTTCCACCGCTTCGAACTCGACCTCCCCGCCCCCGCCGACGGCTTCCTCGCCCTGCCCGGCTGGACCAAGGGCGTGGTCTGGCTCAACGGCTTCACCCTCGGCCGCTACTGGGAGATCGGCCCCCAGCACACCCTCTACGCGCCCGCCCCGCTCTGGCGCCCCGGCCGCAACGAGGTCGTGGTGCTGGAACTGCACACCCCGGGCGAGGCACTGGAGTTGCGCGACGAACCGGACCTCGGGCCCAGCGCGGCAGCGCACGAGGGATTCTGACGGTCAGTCAACTCAGCGTTCCAGAGGACGTGTCCGGTCGTCGCGTCCACGTGGGCGGGGACGTCCTCGTGGCGATCGCCCACGGTCGGCGTGCCGGTCGGCTCGAACATCAGGATCGCGGCGCCGGCCGGCGCGTGCGGCCGGTGCTCCGTCCCGGCGGGGACGGTGAAGACCTCGCCCCGCCGGAGCAGGACCGTGCGCTCGCCCTCGGGCTCGCGCAGGCAGATGTGCAGCTCGCCCTCGATCACCAGGAAGAACTCGTCGGTGGAGTCGTGGGCGTGCCAGACGTGCTCGCCCGCCACCTTGGCGATCCGCACGTCGTAGTCGTTGACGCGGGTGACGATGCGCGGGCTCCACAGTGCGTCGAAGGAGGCCAGGGCCCGCTGGAGGGAGATCGGTCGGTCGCTCATGGCCCCATCCTCGACCACCCGGCCCGGGCCGCGGCAGTGCTAGGAATTGCACATGGCGAAAGAATCCTCGCACCGCGCGCACGCGGCGGGCGTCCACCGGGTGGTCGTGATCGTGGACGAGAACTCGAACCCGTTCGAACTCGGCTGCGCGACCGAGGTCTTCGGCCTGCGCAGGCCGGAGCTCGGCCGCGACCTCTACGACTTCCGGCTCTGCTCCCCGAGCCCGCCACCCCGATGCGGGACGGGTTCTTCACGCTCACCGGCGTCGCCGACCTGGCGCTGGCCGACACGGCGGACACCTTGATCGTCCCCAACCGCCCCGACACCGAGGTGCCCCGCCGACCCTCCGTGCTCGACGCCGTCCGCCGGGCACACGCCCGCGGTGCGCGCCTGATCGGCTTCTGCAGCGGCGCGTTCACGCTGGCCGAGGCCGGCGTGCTCGACGGGCGCCGGGCCGCGGCCCACTGGCAGTGGGCCGGCTCCTTCCGCGCCCACTTCCCCGCCGTCCGGCTCGAAGCGGACGTGCTGTTCGTCGACGACGGTGACATCCTCACCGCCGCGGGCAGCGCGGCCGCCCTCGACCTCGGGCTGCACGTGGTCCGCCGCGACCACGGCGCCGAGGTCGCCAACTCGGTGAGCCGGCGCCTGGTCTTCGCCGCCCACCGCGACGGCGGGCAGCGGCAGTTCGTCGAACGCCCGATGCCCGACCTGCCCGACGAGTCCCTGGCGCCCGTGCTGGCCTGGGCACAGGAGCGGCTCGACGCACCGCTCACAGTCGCCGACCTCGCGGCGCGTGCGGCGGTCAGCCCGGCGACGCTGCACCGCCGCTTCCGGGCACAGCTGGGCACGACGCCGCTGGCCTGGCTCACCGGCGAACGGCTCGCCCTGGCCTGCCGCCTGATCGAGCGGGGCGAGTCGCGCTTCGAGGTGGTCGCGCGGCGCAGCGGGCTGGGCACCGCCACCAACCTGCGCGCGCTGATGCGTCGCGAGACGGGCATCACCCCGTCCGCGTACAAGCGGCGGTTCGGGAGCTGACCACCGCTCACCGACCCGATGCCGTCGCACCGCCCGCACGGGATGGACACGGCCTTCACGATCCCCCTATTCTCCAGGCGATCATCGCGGTGACCTGCACCGCCGTCAGTTCCGGGGGGGCCGTCCGTCCATGCCATCACCATCCGTCGGCGCAGCACAGCGCCGGAGGCCGAGCACCGCTGTTCACCGGCTGGAGTTCGCCGATCCCCGAGTGCTGGCGACGGCGACGCAGTCGCTGCTCGCCCTCTACGTCGCCCTGGCGACGGCCGATGCGCTCAGCCCGGCCTTCTTCCATACCACCGCCCGGTTCACGATCACGCCGTTCCTGGCCGTCGTCGTGGTCTTCCTCTGCTGGTTCCGGCGGTGCCGGCGCAATGCCGAGGTCCAGGCTCCCGGCCGGCACCGGTACTCGCCGAACAGCGCGGTCGGGCTGTGGTTCGTCCCAGTGGTGATGTGGTGGGCGCCGCGGCGGATCGCGCTGGACATCTGGCGGGCGAGCGACGCCCCCGGCCGGCCCTGGGCGATCAACGCGTGGTGGTGGGCCTGGCTCGCGAAGTCCGTCGGAGTCACGGCCTACGTGGTGATCGACCTGGACGGCAATGCGAACTCCCCCTTCTTCGCACTGGTCGACGTTCTCGCCTCGGCACTCGCGGTCCTGATGATCCAGCAGGTGACCACCGCTCAGCGCCGCAAGGCGGCGGCCGCCGCCACCGCTGGAGGAGCGGTGTAGCGGGTCGGCGCCGACCGGCACCCGCCCCGCGCGGCCGTTCCGATAAATTGGCCGCCATGGCGAACGATCCCGGCCCGCGGCGGCACTCCGACCGCTCCTCCGGCGCGGTGACCCTCCAGCAGGTGGCGACGCGCGCCGGGGTGTCGATCGCCACGGCCTCCCGGGCGCTGCACGGCGGCCACGGGCGGGTGGTGAACGAGGAGCTGCGGACCCGGGTGCTGGCGGCGGCCGCCGAGCTGAACTACGTGTCGAACGCGCCCGCGCAGGCGCTGGCCCGGGCCCGCACCTCGGTGGTGGGGCTGATGGTGCACGACGTGGCCGACCCGTACTTCGGGGCGATCGCCACCGGGGTGATGCGGGCGGCGGCCGAGTACGACCTGATGGTGATGCTGACCGCCTCCTTCCGCGAGCAGCAGCTGGAGCTCGACTACCTGGTGCGGCTGCGCAACCAGCGGGCCCGGGCGATCGTGCTGGCCGGCAGCGGTTTCACCGACGGGGAGTTCACCGAGCGGCTGGCCGAGCGGCTGGCCGGGTTCGTGGAGGACGGCGGGCGGGTGGCCTGCGTCGGGGACCACGGGGTGGCGACGGACACCGTGGCGCTGGACAACCGGGGCGGCGCCGAGCAGGCGGTGGCCCACCTGTGGGAGCTGGGGCACCGGCGGATCGGGGTGATCGCGGGGCCGCTCGGGCTGGTGACGGTGCGGGACCGGCTGGACGGGGTGCGGCGGGCGCTGGAGCGGCGCGGCGCGCCGCTGCCCGCCGAGCGGGTGGTGGAGGCGGACTTCACCCGGGCCGGCGGGCGGGCGGCCGCGCTCGCGCTGCTGGCCCGGCAGCCGGAGCTGACGGCGGTGTTCGCGCTGAACGACGGCATGGCGGCGGGCGCGCTGGCCGCGCTGCGCGACGAGCTGGGGCTGGCGGTGCCGGGGCGGGTCTCGGTGGTGGGCTTCGACGACCTGCCGTACGCGGCCGACCTGCACCCGGCCCTGACCACGGTGCGGCTGCCGCTGGAGAAGGCCGGGGTGCGCGCGCTGGAGCTGATCGTGGACGACCGGGACGCGCGCGGCACCCGCCGCATCGTGGAGCTGGAGTCGGAGCTGACGGTCCGGTCCAGCACGGGGCCCGCGCCAGCCCCCTGAGGGGCACTGACTCCCGTGTCGGACCCGTTGACGCCTCGTTGGGAAACCGCTTACCCTCCTGCCCATCCGCTCGGGGGGTTCACCAAGGAGGACGGTCCACCGTGGACGAGACACAGCCCGGCCCCGCCACCACCAGATCGCTTGGCCGCCGCCGCCTGCTCCAACTCGGCGGCGCCGGCGCCGCGCTGACCCTCGCCGGGCAGTGGCTCGGCACCGCCCCGGCCTGGGCCGACGGCTACGGCTCGATGCGCACCGTCTGGTCCGCCCTGCTCACCGGCACCGGCTTCGACCCGACCGCGGCCCCGTTCGCCGCCGCGCTCGCCACCCTCGGCAGCCAGGCCGGTGCCAACCGGTCCGCGATGGCACCGGGCACCTCCTCGCTCTGGCCGGACCTGCCGATCGGCACCGTCTCGGCCAACGTCACCAACAGCTACGCCCGGCTGCGGACCATGGCGCTGGCCTACGTCCAGCCCGGCACCGGACTGACCGGCGACGCCACGCTCGCCAACGCCGTCACCACCGGCCTGGACTGGCTGGCCGCCAACGCCTACACCCCGAGCACCGCCACCTACAACAACTGGTGGGACTGGCAGATCGGCGCCCCGCAGCGCCTGCTCGACACCTGCGTGCTGATTTACAGTCAGCTGACGAGCGGTCAGATCAGCAGCTACTGCGCCGCCGTGGACCACTTCGTGCCCGCCTCCGCCGTCGCCTCCTACACCGGCACCAGCACCGGCGCCAACCGGGTCGACCTGTGCCGGGTGCTGGCGCTGCGCGGCGTGGTCGGCAGCAGCCCGACGGCGCTGACCGCCGCTCAGAAAGCGCTGTCCCCGGTCTTCCCGACCGTGCTCACCGGTGACGGCCTGTACGCCGACGGCAGCTTCCTGCAGCACACCTGCGTGCCCTACACCGGCACCTACGGCGAGGTCCTGCTCAGCGGCCTGAGCAAGCTCTTCACCCTGTTCGCCGGCACCGCCTGGGCCGTCACCGACCCCAACGCGCAGACCATCGCCACCGCCGTGACCAGCGCCTTCGCCCCGTTCCTCTACAACGGCCTGGTGATGGACGGGGTCAGCGGCCGGGCGATCAGCCGGGGAGTCCAGACCAGCGACCCGCTCGGCATCCAGCAGGACGACCACACCCGCGGCCACACCCTGGTCTCCGACATCCTGCGCCTGGCCGGCTCCGGCCTGCCCACCGCCGCGCAGGCCGCCGCCTGGAGGTCGATGGCCAAGGGCTGGCTGCAGCGCGACGGTTACGAGCCGCTGCTCGCCGACCCCGGCGTCGACATCCCCGAACTCGCCCGCGCCCAGGCCCTGCTGAACGACGGCACGGTCACCGCCAGTGCCGAGCCGGTGAACAGCCAGGTCTTCGGCATGGACCGCACCGTGCACCGCCGCCCCGGCTGGGCGGCGCAGTTGAGCACCTGCTCGGCCCGCACCAGCTTCTACGAGACCGGCAACGGCGAGAACCTGCACGGCTGGCACACCAACAGCGGCATGCTCTACTGGTACGGCGCGGACTACGGCAACGGCCAGTACTCGGACGCCTTCTGGCCCACCGTCGACCCCTACCAGCTGCCCGGCACCACCGTCTCCACCCTCGCGCTCGCCGATGCGGCGGGCGGCCAGTGGAGCGCGACCCGCCCCACCAACACCTGGGCGGGCGGCGCGAGCGACGGCACCTTCTCGGTCGCCGGCCAGGACCTGCGCGGACTGCAGTCCACCCTGACCGGCCGCAAGTCCTGGTTCTTCCTGGACGATTCGGTGCACTGCCTCGGCGCCGGCATCAGCTGCACCGACGGCACCGACGTGCAGACCACCATCGACAACCGCAACCTGGGCAGCGGCGGCAACCAGGTGTTCACGGTGGACGGCACGGTCCAGCCCAGCACCCTCGGCTGGACCCGGATCTTCCCGAGCAGCAGCTCCATGGCGATCGACGGCATGGGCGCCTGGGTCTTCCCCGGCGGCGCGAGCGTCAACACCAAGCGGGTGGCGCGCACCGGCGCCTGGTCCGCCGTCAACACCGGCGCGGCGACCACCCCGATCACCCGCGACTACCTCTCGCTCTGGTTCGACCACGGCACCGACCCGAGCGGCGCCGGCTACGAGTACCAGCTGATGCCGGGCGCCTCGGCCGCCGCCGCGGCCGCCCGGGCAGCCGCCCCCAACGTCACCGTGCTCGCCAACACGGCCGCCGTGCAGGCGATCAGCTGTCCCTCGCTCGGGCTCACCATGGCCAACTTCTTCGCCGCCGGCACCGCCGGGCCGCTCACCGTCTCGGCGCCCTGCTCGGTGCTGGTGCGGGAGCAGAGCGGCAGCATGACCGTGGTCGTCGCCGATCCCACCAGGGCCG
Above is a genomic segment from Kitasatospora viridis containing:
- a CDS encoding glycoside hydrolase family 35 protein → MFLSTTDTGFLRDGRPHRIVSAAVHYFRIHPQLWRDRLARLRAMGVNTVETYVAWNAHERERGTFDFTGWQDVAGFLRTAGELGLDVIVRPGPYICAEWEAGGLPAWLLAEPGVRLRRGDPVYLAAVDAWFDALLPQLTPLQAEAGGPIVAMAVENEYGSYGNDTDYLRHLHDGLRARGATGLLFTADGAEDWFQLGGRLPGLLTTGTFGSRPAEALACLRRHQPTGPLVAMEYWHAWFDSWGEPHQVRDPAEAAEVLDALLAAGASVNLYMGHGGTNFGWWNGANVYDGRYLPITTSYDYDAPIGEDGTPGPKFHAFREVIERHLGPATAPLPDPAPRLAPQRVTPTGAAALLDCLDLLGKPAERLEPEPMEQHGQSLGLIHYRTRLRGPLAATELRIDGLADRAQAFLDGRELGTLHRNEPDRCLPLAVPAEGADLDLLVENQGRVNYGPGLADRKGITGGVRLDRQYQFGWQVRPLPLDPLPELPYRAGPVTGPSFHRFELDLPAPADGFLALPGWTKGVVWLNGFTLGRYWEIGPQHTLYAPAPLWRPGRNEVVVLELHTPGEALELRDEPDLGPSAAAHEGF
- a CDS encoding DUF4328 domain-containing protein, translated to MPSPSVGAAQRRRPSTAVHRLEFADPRVLATATQSLLALYVALATADALSPAFFHTTARFTITPFLAVVVVFLCWFRRCRRNAEVQAPGRHRYSPNSAVGLWFVPVVMWWAPRRIALDIWRASDAPGRPWAINAWWWAWLAKSVGVTAYVVIDLDGNANSPFFALVDVLASALAVLMIQQVTTAQRRKAAAAATAGGAV
- a CDS encoding LacI family DNA-binding transcriptional regulator — protein: MANDPGPRRHSDRSSGAVTLQQVATRAGVSIATASRALHGGHGRVVNEELRTRVLAAAAELNYVSNAPAQALARARTSVVGLMVHDVADPYFGAIATGVMRAAAEYDLMVMLTASFREQQLELDYLVRLRNQRARAIVLAGSGFTDGEFTERLAERLAGFVEDGGRVACVGDHGVATDTVALDNRGGAEQAVAHLWELGHRRIGVIAGPLGLVTVRDRLDGVRRALERRGAPLPAERVVEADFTRAGGRAAALALLARQPELTAVFALNDGMAAGALAALRDELGLAVPGRVSVVGFDDLPYAADLHPALTTVRLPLEKAGVRALELIVDDRDARGTRRIVELESELTVRSSTGPAPAP
- a CDS encoding polysaccharide lyase family 8 super-sandwich domain-containing protein translates to MDETQPGPATTRSLGRRRLLQLGGAGAALTLAGQWLGTAPAWADGYGSMRTVWSALLTGTGFDPTAAPFAAALATLGSQAGANRSAMAPGTSSLWPDLPIGTVSANVTNSYARLRTMALAYVQPGTGLTGDATLANAVTTGLDWLAANAYTPSTATYNNWWDWQIGAPQRLLDTCVLIYSQLTSGQISSYCAAVDHFVPASAVASYTGTSTGANRVDLCRVLALRGVVGSSPTALTAAQKALSPVFPTVLTGDGLYADGSFLQHTCVPYTGTYGEVLLSGLSKLFTLFAGTAWAVTDPNAQTIATAVTSAFAPFLYNGLVMDGVSGRAISRGVQTSDPLGIQQDDHTRGHTLVSDILRLAGSGLPTAAQAAAWRSMAKGWLQRDGYEPLLADPGVDIPELARAQALLNDGTVTASAEPVNSQVFGMDRTVHRRPGWAAQLSTCSARTSFYETGNGENLHGWHTNSGMLYWYGADYGNGQYSDAFWPTVDPYQLPGTTVSTLALADAAGGQWSATRPTNTWAGGASDGTFSVAGQDLRGLQSTLTGRKSWFFLDDSVHCLGAGISCTDGTDVQTTIDNRNLGSGGNQVFTVDGTVQPSTLGWTRIFPSSSSMAIDGMGAWVFPGGASVNTKRVARTGAWSAVNTGAATTPITRDYLSLWFDHGTDPSGAGYEYQLMPGASAAAAAARAAAPNVTVLANTAAVQAISCPSLGLTMANFFAAGTAGPLTVSAPCSVLVREQSGSMTVVVADPTRAAATVQVTVARAGYAAVSSANGVSVLGTAGQVTLLAETGGTQGAGRTVTLSTSGSAPAPLTATQLPATASTYVRDGSYGNTNFGNATTMVVKNADNTGSGYNREALLKFDLSGVPGTVSRAVLWLSGSVQDSGGTRTTLQAFATTTDTWTETGATWNTAPGRGSSLGTGALSTATDWVGLDVTAAVAAAQSAAGGDGTASLAVFEPLGAAGLAVVLGTRLNPGNPSQLEVLSG